From the Methanobrevibacter sp. genome, one window contains:
- a CDS encoding arsenate reductase family protein, which translates to MLFVQYPKCSTCRKAKKWLDEHDIEYESRHIIEENPTAEEIESWWNLSDLPLKRFFNTSGMKYRELKLKDKLPDMSEKEQFELLATDGMLVKRPIVVGDDFVLVGFKEKEWEENLI; encoded by the coding sequence ATGTTATTTGTACAATACCCTAAATGTTCAACATGCAGAAAAGCTAAAAAATGGCTGGATGAACATGACATAGAATATGAATCAAGACATATTATTGAAGAAAATCCAACTGCTGAAGAGATTGAAAGCTGGTGGAACTTATCCGATTTACCTCTTAAACGATTTTTCAACACAAGCGGAATGAAATACCGTGAATTGAAACTTAAGGATAAACTTCCAGACATGTCTGAAAAGGAACAGTTTGAATTATTGGCCACAGACGGAATGCTTGTTAAAAGACCTATTGTTGTTGGAGATGACTTTGTTCTGGTCGGATTCAAAGAAAAGGAATGGGAAGAAAACCTTATTTAG